In a single window of the Nicotiana tomentosiformis chromosome 8, ASM39032v3, whole genome shotgun sequence genome:
- the LOC138897588 gene encoding uncharacterized protein, whose amino-acid sequence MPEVPKYDGTSDPQEHITTYTTAVKENDLAPHKIESVLLKIFVDPGSSANIIQWRVLEQAKLAGSIIPATKLLAGFNLASVNTRGEILLLTNTEGVMKTTLFEVVDGDMGYNIILGRPWLHEMKAMPSTYHQLLKFLTPEGIKHIRGNQPATRKMNSISVSSSKGKKRAA is encoded by the exons atgcctgaagtgccaaagtatgacggaacttcagaTCCACAGGAGcacattaccacctacacaacagcagtgaaagaaaatgatttagctcctcacaaaATTGAGTCAGTGTTGCTGAAAATATTTG tggatccaggaagttcagctaatatcatacaatggagagtactggagcaagctaaactcgcCGGAAGCATTATCCCGGCAACGAaactcctcgctggattcaaccttgcaagCGTGAACACCCGGGGAGAAATTTTGCTGCTCACGAACACTGAAGGAGTAATGaagacaactctcttcgaagtggtagatggagacatggggtataacatcatcttgggaagaccatggctgcacgagatgaaagccatgccttcaacatatcaccaattgttaaAATTTCTGACACCCGAAGGGATCAAACATATAAGGGGTAATCAACCGGCAACAAGGAAGATGAATTcaatttcggtctccagtagcaaaggaaagaaacgtgcggcatag